In Panthera uncia isolate 11264 chromosome B4, Puncia_PCG_1.0, whole genome shotgun sequence, one genomic interval encodes:
- the LOC125919764 gene encoding uncharacterized protein LOC125919764 — MPPGIPPEGSSWGSGQLNRRGAGSGPGADALDTQGPAAAPRVPAAALRALGRGRRRLPRRLRGDSAELGWDSARAGRGPAAGQATRRTGLHPGSGPPPRGGSGVSPALPTQRADVRRPPRRFASRCHEGARFETHGEEHGWMQTLETRGLLFPTNRLKDTELARAKLRRNRRSDTLPVELQNGSGVPFSPSPLNVGGLCDCFGQQKTAEVMVDLALIGRQHLFLPPLALNTHEGGYSIRERDHMKEH; from the exons ATGCCCCCAGGAATTCCTCCAGAGGGGTCAAGTTGGGGCTCTGGACAGCTGAACAG GCGGGGAGCTGGGTCGGGCCCGGGAGCAGACGCGCTGGACACACAGGGTCCCGCGGCAGCCCCGAGGGTCCCGGCTGCAGCTCTCAGGGCGCTCGGACGGGGCCGGCGCCGCTTACCTCGACGGCTGCGTGGGGATTCGGCGGAGCTCGGCTGGGACTCCGCGCGGGCGGGGCGCGGGCCGGCGGCGGGGCAGGCGACGCGGCGCACTGGGCTCCACCCGGGCTCAGGTCCGCCGCCTCGGGGAGGAAGTGGTGTCAGCCCTGCCCTTCCCACGCAGCGCGCAGACGTGAGGCGCCCGCCGCGCCGCTTTGCATCGAGGTGCCACGAGGGCGCTCGGTTCGAGACACACGGGGAGGAGCACGGGTGGATGCAGACTCTTGAAACTCGGGGACTGCTTTTTCCAACTAATCGG cTTAAGGACACTGAGTTGGCGCGGGCGAAACTGCGAAGAAACAGGCGCTCTGACACGTTGCCGGTGGAACTCCAAAACG GAAGTGgagtccctttctctccctcccccttgaaTGTGGGTGGACTCTGTGACTGCTTTGGCCAACAGAAGACAGCAGAAGTGATGGTGGACTTAGCACTTATTGGCCGGCAGCatctcttcctgcctcctttaGCCCTGAACACTCATGAAGGAGGCTACTCcatcagagagagagaccacatgaaGGAGCACTGA